Within the Senegalia massiliensis genome, the region ATCAGAAGCTATAAAGTCAGTAAATTCATAAATAATAAAAAGGGGTGATTTTGTGAATAATAAAGAACTAGTATTAAAAATTATTGAATTAGTTGGTGGAGAAAGTAATATTCAACATGCTACTAATTGTATGACTCGCCTTAGACTTAAAATTAAAGATTATAATAAGGTGAAAATGGATGAGTTGAAGTCTTTAGATGGAGTAATGGGTGTAGTAGAAGATGAAACATTACAAATTGTTGTTGGACCTGGTAAAGCGCAAAAATTAGCACTTATTCTTAAAGAAAACGTTACATTGACTAAAGAAATGGGTGCTTCAGAAGACTGGGAATCAAATAAGCAAAAGATTAAACAAAATCAAAAACAAAGCAAATTAAAGAAAGGCTTAAGAACTATAGGAGAAATATTTATTCCATTAATCCCAGCAATAATAGCAGCTGGTATATTAAATGGGTTTGCAGGTGTAATTACTAACTTACAAAGTACTGGAAGTTTACCTGCTAATGAATTTTGGAATATTACAAGATTAATATTATCATTAATTGGTGGAGCATTTTTAGGTTATTTTACAATATTTACGGGTATAAATGCTGCAAAGCAATTTGGAGCTACAGAAGGACTTGGTGGTATGGTAGGTGCTATGACTGTAATGACGCAAATTGATGAAATATCACAATTGTTAGGGTTATTCAATGTAGATTCTCCCCTTAACTCTACTCTAAGAGCAGGTAAAGGTGGTATAATTGGTGTTATAATAGGTGTATTTATATTAGCGCAAATTGAAAAGAGAGTTAGAAAAGTAGTACCAGATGTACTAGATTTAATTGTTACTCCAGTAGTAACTTTATTACTTGTAACATTATTAATGTTATTCATAATAATGCCTATTTCAGGATTTGTGTCTGATGGTTTGATTTATGTATTAGAATTATTAGTATCTTCGGAAATACCAGCTGTAAGTATTATATCAGGATATATATTATCTGCAATATTCTTGCCTATGGTATTATTAGGACTTCATCATGGATTAATACCAATCTATGCAGTTCAATTAGAAACATTTGGAGGAGTATCTTTATTCCCGGTATTAGCAATGGCAGGAGCTGGTCAAGTAGGTGCTGCAATTGCAATTTACTTTAAGGCAAAAAGAGCAGGTAATAATAAATTGCAACAAATCATTTCAGGTGCTTTACCTGCAGGTGTACTTGGAATAGGTGAGCCTTTAATCTACGGTGTAACTCTTCCATTAGGTAAGCCTTTTATAACAGCAGGATTAGGTGCTGGTTTTGGTGGGGCATATGTAATGCTAAGTAAAGTTTTAGCTGGAGCATGGGGACCATCAGGGTTAGCAGCAATACCTTTAATGCAATCTGGCTCAATGCTTAATTATATTTTAGGACTTTTAATTTCATACATTGGTGGGTTTATAATAACTTATTTATTTATAAAAGAGCAAGATGTAGTTAGTTTAAGATAATACTATTAGACAGTTAAAGTTCATTTTTAAAATGATTTTAACTGTCTTTATTTTAAAGAAGGATGTGATTTTTTGAAAAACAAATTATTCTCAAGAATTAAAAGAAAGTTAAATGATAAAAATGAAAATGAAAAGAATGAAAAAGGAGTAATAAAATCTCCAATGACAGGTAATGTAGTAAAAATAGAAGATGTTCCTGATGAAACTTTTGCACAAAAATTTTTAGGAGATGGAGTAGCTATAAAACCTACGTCAAATATAGTTACATCTCCTGTAAATGGAGTAATACAACAAATTTTTCCTACGAAACATGCTATAGGAATAGTTACAGATGATGGTATTGAAATACTAATCCATATAGGTTTAGATACTGTTAAATTAAATGGTGAAGGATTTAAATCTTTTATAAAGCAAAATGATAGGGTTAGGATAGGAGATAAATTATTAGAAATTGATTTAGATATTATTGATTCTAAAGCCAAGTCCCTTATAAGTCCAATTGTAATTACAAATATAGGAGATTTTAAAGGGGTAAACAAACTATCATTAGATAAAGTAAGTAATGAAGATGACTTATTAAAGATTGAGTTTTAAATAAAATAAAAATGAATTTAGGATGTGATTATAATTTTAGGAATATCAATTTTTTCAGGAATGGAAAATAGTTTAGAAGAAAACTTAAGATATTTGAGAGAAGCATCTAAACTAGGAATAAGAAAAGTATTTACATCACTTCATATTCCTGAAGCTAGTAAAGAATGTGAAATAGAAACTTTGAAAATATTAGAAGAAATAAATAATTTAGATATGCAAATAATAGCAGATATATCAAAAAAATATTATGATGAAATAGATCTTAATAAATATAATATTTATTCATTAAGATTAGATTTTGGATTTAGCAATAAAGAAATAGCTGAATTAACAATAAATAAATCATATAATATTACACTAAATGCCAGTACATTGACTAAAAAAGATATTGATGAAATAATCACATATGGAGGAGATATATCAAGAATTACAGCATGTCATAATTATTATCCAAAGGAACATACTGCTATATCAGAAGAGTTGTTTAAAGAAAGGACTGAACTTTTTAAGGAATATAATATTAAAATAATGGCATTTATTCCTTCACAATATAAAAAAAGAGGACCAATTTATGAGGGATTACCAACTCTTGAAAAACATAGATATATTGATCCTTTAATATCTGCACAACATTTATTTTTGCTTGGAGCAGATACTGTTATAGTTGGAGATACAGAAGCCTCTGTAGATGAACTTTATAAGTTGAATATGATAGAATATAATATAGTTACAATACCAATACAATTAATGAACAATATTTCTAGAGAAGAGATTTATTTACTCAAACAAAATCATACTAATCGTACTGATCCAGGAGAGTGTAATATTAGATCTCAAGAGTCTAGAATTTATAAACAGGAAACTATAAAAAGGAAAAATACTATACACAGACAAAAATATTATGTTACAATTGATAATGAAGATTATTTAAGGTATGAAGGTGATTTAATTATCTCTAAGCAAGATTTACCACAAGATAAAAGGGTTAATGTTGTTGCAGATGCAAGGGAATCTAAACTGTTAATAGATAATATTAAACCAGGACAAAGATTCAAATTTTTAATTATGGAGAATTAAAATGAGTATATTATTAAAAATAAGAGGAAGCAGAGATTCGTTAACACAATCTGAAATAAAAATCAGTGATTACATCTTAAGTAACAAAGAGGAAGTTATAAATTTATCAGCTCAGAATTTAGCTAAGAATTCTAATACTAGTCCAGCTAGTGTTATAAGATTTTCTAAAAAATTAGGGTATAGTGGCTTTAATGAAATGAAAGTAGATTTGATAAAAGATATAACAACTAGAAAAACTTTAGATGTTGATAATATATATGAAGATATAACAATTAATGATAGTATAGATCAAGTTATAGAAAAATTAGAATATGAAAATATTGATGTAATAAAAAATACTGTAAAATTATTAGATAAAGATGAAATTCAAAAAGCAGTGAATTGTATCATAAATTCTAAAAAAATATATATTTTTGGTGTAGGAGCTTCAGGGCTAGTTGCTAAAGATTTACAATATAAGTTGATGAGAATAAAGAAAATGGCAATGTTTGAGTTTGATAGTCATACTCAACTATCTCTATCAGCTAATATGGAGAAAGATGATGTAGCTATTGGTATTTCATATAGTGGTAGAACTCTTGAAACATTTAAAGCATTAGAACAAGCTAAATCCAAAGGCGCCTGCACTATATCTATTACTAATTTTGGGAAAAATCCTTTAAGTGATATATCAGATATAAATATCTTTATAGCAGGTAGAGAACAAAAAGTTAGAGTTGGTGCAATCACTTCAAGAATAGCCCAACTAATTGCTATTGATGTTATATTTGTAGCAATTTCAAAAAATAATTTTGAATTAACATCAAATTATATTAAAAATACAAGAAATATTGTTGAAGAATTAAAAATAAATAAGAAATAAGAATTGAGGTGAAAATATGAATGCAATAATTAATGGAAAGATAATATTAGAAGATAAAATACTAGAAGATTATGTTTTAATTTATGAAGAAAAGATATTAGATATATTACCTAATGAAGAATTTGATCAAAAGGATAAAAAGGTCATTGATGCAAAAGGTAATTTTGTATCTCCAGGCTTTATAGACATACACATACATGGTTCCAGTGGATGTGATACTATGGATGGCGATATTAATTCTATAAACACTATTAGCGAAACAATATTAAAAAATGGTGTAACTTCATTTTTACCAACTACAATGACTATGGATTTAGACTCCATATACAATGCATTAGATACTGTAAGAGAATCTATGACTAAAGAATTAAATGGAGCAAAAGTATTAGGAGCTCATATGGAAGGTCCATTTATAAATCCTAAGTATAAAGGGGCTCAAAAAGAAAAATATATTATAAAGCCTGAATATGATTCAATAGAAAAATATATGGATGTTATAAAGCTGATAACATATGCCCCAGAGAGAGATGAAAATTTTAATTTTTTAGAAAATGTAATTGAAAATGAAAATACTACACTTTCAATTGGTCATACTGAAGCTAGTTATGAACAGGCAATGGAAGCTATAAAAAAGGGTGCTTCACATAGTACTCATATGTTCAATGCAATGACAGGACTTCATCATAGAAATCCTGGTGTAGTAGGGGCCATTATGGATAGTGATATTAGCACTGAAATTATAGCAGACAATATCCATCTTCATAATGCAATTTATAATATAGCTTATAGACTAAAAGGGCCTGATAAGCTAGTTCTTATAACAGATGCAATGAGAGCAGCTTGTTTAAAGTCTGGAAGCTATGATTTAGGTGGTCAAGAGGTTATTGTAAAGGATAATGCAGCAAGACTTAAAGATGGAACACTTGCAGGAAGTGTTTTAAAATTAAATCAAGCTGTAAAAAATATATATGATAGTACTGAATTACCACTTTATGAATGTGTTAAGCTTGCAAGTTTAAACCCTTCAAAGGTAATAAATATAAATAATGAAAGAGGAAGCCTTGAAAAAAATAAATATGCAGATATAATTATATTTGATGACAAAATAAATATAATTAATGCTATAGTTGAAGGGGAAAGTAAATATGAAAATTATTAAAGTAAAAGATTATGAATCAATGAGTAAAAAAGCAGCATTTATTTTAGCAAGTCAAGTAAATATTAAAGATGACTCAGTATTAGGACTTGCAACTGGATCTACGCCATTAGGGATGTATAAAGAAGTAATTAAAATATATAAGGAAAGATTAATTGATTTTAGTAATATAACTACATTTAATCTTGATGAATATTATGGTCTTTCAGGTGAAGATAATCAAAGTTATAGATATTATATGAACCAAAATTTATTTGATCATATAAATATAGACAAACAAAATACTTTTATTCCAAATGGTAAAACTGATAGTCCTGAATTAGAGTCTAATAATTATGATAAATTAGTAGAACAAAAAGGTAATATTGACTTACAAGTACTTGGAATAGGAAGTAACGCACATATAGGTTTTAATGAACCTGATAAAAAATTTGCTTCTGGGACACATTTAGTTGATTTAAATGAAGAAACAATAAAAGCTAATTCAAGATTCTTTAATAGCTTAGATGAAGTACCTAAAAAAGCAATAAGTATGGGTATGAAAAATATAATGAGAGCAAAGAAGATAATACTACTTGCAAGTGGTATTGATAAAGCTGAAGCTATAAAGAACACAATAAAGGGAGATATTATACCTGAAGTTCCAGCTTCTATATTACAACTTCATCCAGATGTTACATTTATAATTGATGAAGAGGCTGCTTCTAAACTATAATAAAAAAGATGTCTTTTAACGAGACATCTTTTTTTAAAATAAAATTTTACAATATTCTATACAATATATCTATATAATATTATATAATAGTATTAAGGTGGTGAAAAAATGAACAAAAAAATATTACTCATATTTTTTATAGTGTTAGTTATAATTTCTAGTACAACTTTAGTGTTTGCTGATACTGGAAAAGATGTATATGTAATACCCATTAAAGGAGACATAGATAATTCTACATATCAATTTGTTCAAAGGGAATTAAATAATGCTTTAAAATCAGATCCACAAGCTATTATATTTGAAATAGATACATATGGAGGATACATAGATCAAGCAGAGAAAATTAAAAATCTTATAGTGAAGTTAGATGTACCTACTATTTCTTATGTAAATACAAAAGCAGAATCGGCAGGAGTGTTATTGACAATATCCAGCGATACAATAGTTATGTCAAGTGGATCAACAATAGGATCTGCAGAACCTATACCTAATACTGAAAAAACACTTTCATATTGGGTTGAAGAACTTAGAGCTACTGCTGTAGCAAAAGATAGAGATCCAGAACTTGTAGCTTCTATGGCAGATAAAAGTATCAAAATTGATGGTGTAATTGATGAAGGAAGACTACTTAATTTAAATTTTAGAAGGGCTAAAGAACTGGCACTTGCAGATTTACTTGCAAATAGTTATGGTGAAATATTAGAAGAATTGGATATAGAGTATGATGAAATAATAGTATCTGAAATAGACTTTGTAACAAAGATTGCAAAATTCATTGTAAACCCTTATGTTCTTAGTTTACTACTTATAATTGGATTTATAGCAATAGTTGTTGAAATATTTACTATGGGATTTGGTGGTGGAGCTACAGTAGCAATTATTTCTTTTGCACTATACTTTGGAAGTAATTTCATAGTAGGGAATACTGGTTGGACTGCTATGTTACTATTTATTGTAGGTATAGTATTACTTGTAATTGAGGCTATAGTTCCAGGCTTTGGAATTCCTGGTATTGGTGGTATTTTAAGTATTGTAGTATCTATAGTTTTAGCATCACCAGATGTTCAAATAGCTATATATTCAATAGTCATAGCATTTATATTAAGTATATTAGTAGCATATTTATTTTTGAAATATGGACAGAAGAGTCCATATTTTGATAAAATAGTATTAAATACCAAACATGAAGGGGATTCTGGATATTCTAGTACAGTAAACAATATTAGATATTTAGATAAAGAAGGAGTAGCTATTACTACACTTAGACCTTCAGGAACTGTTATGGTAGAAGATAAAAGATTAGATGCAGTAACAGAAGGACAATATATAAAAAAGGGGGAAAAGATTAAAATAGTAAAAATTGAAGGCTCAAAAATAGTTGTAAGAAAAATATAATTTATAGGAGGAATTTTAATGGAAGGTTTAATACCAATAATTATAATTGGAGTAGCAGTATTAATTTTCTTAACATTATTATTAAGTTTTATACCAGTAGGTTTATGGATAACTGCATATTTTTCAGGGGTTAAAATTGGATTATTTACTCTTGTTGGAATGAGACTTAGAAAGGTTATACCATCAAGAATTGTTAGACCAATGATAAAAGCAACAAAAGCAGGTATTCAAATTGATGTAGATAAATTGGAAGCACATTATCTTGCAGGAGGAAATGTAAACACTGTAGTAGATGCTTTAATTGCAGCTCAAAGGGCAAATATAGAACTACCATTTGAAAGAGCAACAGCGATAGATCTTGCAGGAAGAAATGTATTAGAAGCAGTTCAAGTTAGTGTAAATCCTAAGGTTATTGAAACTCCAAATGTTGCAGCTGTAGCTAAAGATGGTATAGAGGTAATGGCAAAGGCTAGAGTAACTGTTAGAGCAAATATAGAAAGACTTGTAGGTGGAGCTGGAGAAGAAACAATAATCGCTAGAGTTGGTGAAGGAATTGTAACAACAGTAGGTAGTGCGGAGACACATAAAGCAGTACTTGAAAATCCAGATGGCATATCAGAAAATGTATTAGATAAAGGACTTGACTCAGGAACAGCTTTTGAAATATTATCTATTGATATTGCAGATGTTGATGTAGGAAGAAATATAGGAGCTACTCTTCAAACTGATCAAGCAGAAGCTGATAAGAGAATAGCACAAGCCAAAGCAGAAGAAAGAAGAGCAATGGCAGTTGCAAAAGAGCAAGAAATGAAAGCAGAAGTACAATTCCAAAGAGCAAAAGTTGTAGAGGCAGAAGCAGAAGTTCCAAAGGCATTGGCAGAAGCATTAAGAAGTGGAAATATGGGAGCTATGGATTATTATAATATGAAAAATATAATGTCTGATACAAACATGAGAGAATCAATTTCAGATATAAACAAAGATAATGACAATAATAGCAATAAAAGAAATTAGGTGATTATATGGATTTTTTAGACTTAATATTTCCATTATTGATTATATTAGGTCCAGCATTATTTAAAAGTGCAAATGATAAGAAAAAAATTGAGAAAAAGAAACCTGAAAAAATGTATAATGATAATAAAAATGTATCTGAAAAACAAGTGGTACATAAAGCACCTAAATATAAAGAACAAAGTAATAGAAGACAAAAGAGTATAGAAGAAAGAAGAATAACTAAAAGGAATTTAAATAAAAAAGAAGAAAGTTATATCGATGAAGAGAAAAATATTAATGAAGAAAGAAATATTAGGGAAGAAGAGAAGATAAAAGAGCTAAAATCAAGACGAGAAAATTATGCTGATAGAGAAAAATATCTAACTAAAATGAAGAATATAAGAAACAAAAGAGATGAAGAGAAGATAATTTCTGATAGAGATCAAAAAGCATCTGTAAAAACAGATGACATTAAAAATGAAGAAATAGGTTCTGAAGATATTAACTTAAAATTTAATAAAAAACAATTAGTAGAAGGTATAATTTTGTCAGAAATATTATCAAAACCTAAAGCTCTTGAAAAAAGAAGGTAACGCTTATAAGCGTTACCTTCTTTTTGTAATAGTAATAAAAATAAAAGCATAAATTTAATTATAGAGGAGGATATTTTAATGAGCAAAAAAATAGATAATATTAAAACAAACATAGCTGAGGTCTTGGAATTACCAAAAGAAATAGTCCTTGATTTACCTAAAATAACTTTAATAGGCAATATTCAATTATATATAGAAAATCATAAGGGAATAGTTGAATATAGCAAAGAAAGAATTAGAATTAATAGTAAATCAGGAATAATAAGAATAATAGGAAATGATTTAGTAATAAAAAATATTGTATCAGAAGAAGTTGTGGTATCAGGAAAAATAATAAATGTAGAACTTATATAAAGGAGGGATGGTCATGTTAATCATAAGATTATGGAATTATATTAGAGGGTATGTTATTATAAGAATTGAGGGATTGACACTTGAAAGATTTATCAATTTAGCTACTATAAATAATATCTACCTTTGGGATATAGAAAGATTAGACTATACCACCCTTGAAGCAAAAGTTAGCTTAAAAGGCTTTAAGCAGCTAAAACCAATAATATTGAAAGTCGGATCAAGATATAGAGTAATATCTAGAGAAGGGTTCCCTTTTTTATTTACAAAGCTAAGAAAAAGGAAGATGTTGGCTTTAGGTTTCATCTTAATGATAGGTGTAATCTTTTTTTTAACTTCATTTGTTTGGACTATAGACATATATTCACCTAAAGGATTCGATGAAAAACAGTTAATAGAATATTTAAATAGAGAAGGGGTAAAAATTGGAATAAGAAAATCAACAATAGATAATGAAGAATTAAAAATTGATATTTTAAAAAAATTTGATGATATATCATATATAAACTTAAAATTTAAAGGAACTAAATTAATTATCGATTTAAAAGAAAGAGAATATTATACTGATGATCATAAGTGGGATAAATCCAAACCAACCAATATAGTTGCTTCTAAAAAAGGTGTAATAGAGAAAGTAATTGCTAAAAACGGCAAAGCTTTAGTAGAAAAAGGAGATATTGTTAAATCAGGTCAGACATTAATATCAGGTGTTATAAAAAATGAAGAAGATAAAAATATACTTTTAGTTCATTCAGAAGGTGAAGTTCTTGCAAGAACTTATTATTATAAAACTATAAAAGAACCTATAGTTAAAGAAGTGGAAAAAGAAACTGGAGAAAAATATTTTTCTAGGGAAATAAAAATTGGAGAAAAAA harbors:
- a CDS encoding PTS transporter subunit EIIC codes for the protein MNNKELVLKIIELVGGESNIQHATNCMTRLRLKIKDYNKVKMDELKSLDGVMGVVEDETLQIVVGPGKAQKLALILKENVTLTKEMGASEDWESNKQKIKQNQKQSKLKKGLRTIGEIFIPLIPAIIAAGILNGFAGVITNLQSTGSLPANEFWNITRLILSLIGGAFLGYFTIFTGINAAKQFGATEGLGGMVGAMTVMTQIDEISQLLGLFNVDSPLNSTLRAGKGGIIGVIIGVFILAQIEKRVRKVVPDVLDLIVTPVVTLLLVTLLMLFIIMPISGFVSDGLIYVLELLVSSEIPAVSIISGYILSAIFLPMVLLGLHHGLIPIYAVQLETFGGVSLFPVLAMAGAGQVGAAIAIYFKAKRAGNNKLQQIISGALPAGVLGIGEPLIYGVTLPLGKPFITAGLGAGFGGAYVMLSKVLAGAWGPSGLAAIPLMQSGSMLNYILGLLISYIGGFIITYLFIKEQDVVSLR
- a CDS encoding PTS sugar transporter subunit IIA, with amino-acid sequence MKNKLFSRIKRKLNDKNENEKNEKGVIKSPMTGNVVKIEDVPDETFAQKFLGDGVAIKPTSNIVTSPVNGVIQQIFPTKHAIGIVTDDGIEILIHIGLDTVKLNGEGFKSFIKQNDRVRIGDKLLEIDLDIIDSKAKSLISPIVITNIGDFKGVNKLSLDKVSNEDDLLKIEF
- a CDS encoding MupG family TIM beta-alpha barrel fold protein; the encoded protein is MIIILGISIFSGMENSLEENLRYLREASKLGIRKVFTSLHIPEASKECEIETLKILEEINNLDMQIIADISKKYYDEIDLNKYNIYSLRLDFGFSNKEIAELTINKSYNITLNASTLTKKDIDEIITYGGDISRITACHNYYPKEHTAISEELFKERTELFKEYNIKIMAFIPSQYKKRGPIYEGLPTLEKHRYIDPLISAQHLFLLGADTVIVGDTEASVDELYKLNMIEYNIVTIPIQLMNNISREEIYLLKQNHTNRTDPGECNIRSQESRIYKQETIKRKNTIHRQKYYVTIDNEDYLRYEGDLIISKQDLPQDKRVNVVADARESKLLIDNIKPGQRFKFLIMEN
- a CDS encoding MurR/RpiR family transcriptional regulator, with protein sequence MSILLKIRGSRDSLTQSEIKISDYILSNKEEVINLSAQNLAKNSNTSPASVIRFSKKLGYSGFNEMKVDLIKDITTRKTLDVDNIYEDITINDSIDQVIEKLEYENIDVIKNTVKLLDKDEIQKAVNCIINSKKIYIFGVGASGLVAKDLQYKLMRIKKMAMFEFDSHTQLSLSANMEKDDVAIGISYSGRTLETFKALEQAKSKGACTISITNFGKNPLSDISDINIFIAGREQKVRVGAITSRIAQLIAIDVIFVAISKNNFELTSNYIKNTRNIVEELKINKK
- the nagA gene encoding N-acetylglucosamine-6-phosphate deacetylase, which translates into the protein MNAIINGKIILEDKILEDYVLIYEEKILDILPNEEFDQKDKKVIDAKGNFVSPGFIDIHIHGSSGCDTMDGDINSINTISETILKNGVTSFLPTTMTMDLDSIYNALDTVRESMTKELNGAKVLGAHMEGPFINPKYKGAQKEKYIIKPEYDSIEKYMDVIKLITYAPERDENFNFLENVIENENTTLSIGHTEASYEQAMEAIKKGASHSTHMFNAMTGLHHRNPGVVGAIMDSDISTEIIADNIHLHNAIYNIAYRLKGPDKLVLITDAMRAACLKSGSYDLGGQEVIVKDNAARLKDGTLAGSVLKLNQAVKNIYDSTELPLYECVKLASLNPSKVININNERGSLEKNKYADIIIFDDKINIINAIVEGESKYENY
- the nagB gene encoding glucosamine-6-phosphate deaminase, which translates into the protein MKIIKVKDYESMSKKAAFILASQVNIKDDSVLGLATGSTPLGMYKEVIKIYKERLIDFSNITTFNLDEYYGLSGEDNQSYRYYMNQNLFDHINIDKQNTFIPNGKTDSPELESNNYDKLVEQKGNIDLQVLGIGSNAHIGFNEPDKKFASGTHLVDLNEETIKANSRFFNSLDEVPKKAISMGMKNIMRAKKIILLASGIDKAEAIKNTIKGDIIPEVPASILQLHPDVTFIIDEEAASKL
- a CDS encoding NfeD family protein; protein product: MNKKILLIFFIVLVIISSTTLVFADTGKDVYVIPIKGDIDNSTYQFVQRELNNALKSDPQAIIFEIDTYGGYIDQAEKIKNLIVKLDVPTISYVNTKAESAGVLLTISSDTIVMSSGSTIGSAEPIPNTEKTLSYWVEELRATAVAKDRDPELVASMADKSIKIDGVIDEGRLLNLNFRRAKELALADLLANSYGEILEELDIEYDEIIVSEIDFVTKIAKFIVNPYVLSLLLIIGFIAIVVEIFTMGFGGGATVAIISFALYFGSNFIVGNTGWTAMLLFIVGIVLLVIEAIVPGFGIPGIGGILSIVVSIVLASPDVQIAIYSIVIAFILSILVAYLFLKYGQKSPYFDKIVLNTKHEGDSGYSSTVNNIRYLDKEGVAITTLRPSGTVMVEDKRLDAVTEGQYIKKGEKIKIVKIEGSKIVVRKI
- the floA gene encoding flotillin-like protein FloA (flotillin-like protein involved in membrane lipid rafts), encoding MEGLIPIIIIGVAVLIFLTLLLSFIPVGLWITAYFSGVKIGLFTLVGMRLRKVIPSRIVRPMIKATKAGIQIDVDKLEAHYLAGGNVNTVVDALIAAQRANIELPFERATAIDLAGRNVLEAVQVSVNPKVIETPNVAAVAKDGIEVMAKARVTVRANIERLVGGAGEETIIARVGEGIVTTVGSAETHKAVLENPDGISENVLDKGLDSGTAFEILSIDIADVDVGRNIGATLQTDQAEADKRIAQAKAEERRAMAVAKEQEMKAEVQFQRAKVVEAEAEVPKALAEALRSGNMGAMDYYNMKNIMSDTNMRESISDINKDNDNNSNKRN
- the yqfC gene encoding sporulation protein YqfC — its product is MSKKIDNIKTNIAEVLELPKEIVLDLPKITLIGNIQLYIENHKGIVEYSKERIRINSKSGIIRIIGNDLVIKNIVSEEVVVSGKIINVELI
- the yqfD gene encoding sporulation protein YqfD, which encodes MLIIRLWNYIRGYVIIRIEGLTLERFINLATINNIYLWDIERLDYTTLEAKVSLKGFKQLKPIILKVGSRYRVISREGFPFLFTKLRKRKMLALGFILMIGVIFFLTSFVWTIDIYSPKGFDEKQLIEYLNREGVKIGIRKSTIDNEELKIDILKKFDDISYINLKFKGTKLIIDLKEREYYTDDHKWDKSKPTNIVASKKGVIEKVIAKNGKALVEKGDIVKSGQTLISGVIKNEEDKNILLVHSEGEVLARTYYYKTIKEPIVKEVEKETGEKYFSREIKIGEKSIHIKKDDIPFEHYREYIGDKDKSFYSIIPFDIIKHEYREIKKETVKQNIDSLKESLSVIITKEAMKDVKEDSKVLSKDITFERKDNSLIVSIKVELIENIAQKKYINENIEIENDDSEENKEE